One window of Methanogenium organophilum genomic DNA carries:
- a CDS encoding CBS domain-containing protein codes for MELSPIQKDILITLITLYHESSSAIKGEGIAEVLKRNPGTVRNQMQALRALGLVDGVPGPKGGYTPTSQAYRELNIDDYANESLVPIRKDEELVPSVNVSEIDFTTLCHPDICQAVVKLIGSAKNFDIGDSITIGPSPVTKLLVRGEIYGKDEVSQSLLITITEMISLPKKRIKHYMSSPVISIDTGSTFADAFRIFSEAKIHGAPVTANGKVIGIVTLTDIAGGIARGKSLTDSITDVMTRNVVTASPNINLYEVIGRFKEENIGRLVIIRDNKPVGILTQSDIIHVFPSL; via the coding sequence ATGGAACTTTCACCGATTCAGAAGGATATTCTGATTACGTTAATTACGCTGTATCATGAGAGTTCTTCAGCAATAAAAGGTGAGGGGATTGCTGAAGTGCTCAAACGTAACCCTGGGACTGTCCGAAATCAGATGCAGGCATTGCGGGCACTGGGTCTTGTAGACGGTGTACCGGGACCAAAGGGCGGCTATACACCAACATCTCAGGCATACAGGGAACTGAATATTGATGACTATGCGAATGAATCCCTTGTTCCCATAAGAAAGGATGAAGAATTAGTGCCAAGTGTCAATGTATCCGAGATTGATTTCACCACTCTATGCCACCCTGACATCTGTCAGGCTGTTGTAAAGCTCATTGGAAGTGCAAAAAACTTCGATATCGGGGATTCAATTACCATCGGACCGTCTCCTGTAACAAAACTGCTGGTGCGCGGTGAAATATACGGAAAAGACGAAGTTTCACAGTCGCTTTTGATTACCATTACCGAAATGATTTCTCTACCAAAGAAACGGATTAAACACTATATGTCCTCACCTGTAATCAGTATCGATACCGGGTCCACATTTGCAGATGCATTTCGGATATTCTCGGAGGCAAAAATACATGGCGCGCCAGTTACTGCAAATGGGAAAGTCATAGGAATTGTAACTCTTACCGATATTGCGGGGGGAATTGCAAGGGGGAAATCACTAACAGATTCCATTACCGATGTTATGACACGGAATGTTGTCACAGCCTCACCAAATATAAATCTGTATGAAGTGATTGGAAGATTTAAAGAAGAAAATATCGGGAGACTGGTCATTATCAGAGATAACAAACCAGTAGGAATTCTCACGCAGTCAGATATAATCCATGTATTCCCATCTCTCTGA
- the radA gene encoding DNA repair and recombination protein RadA, which produces MAEQEIEDIPGVGPTTADKLRDGGYTTVEGIATASYADLAEAAEIGESTAKKMIREARKMADIGGFKTGTAVLEERKEVRKLKMLVPDFDELMGGGIETKSITEFYGEFGSGKSQISHQMAVNAQLPEEYGGLDGSCVYIDTENTFRPERIEQMVNGLELEIDIPPVETFLERIHVAKGYTSDHQMLLVDSARELAGELRETEHPVRLFIVDSLTAHFRAEYSGRGTLSVRQQKLNKHMYDLAKLAEEHNAVVLVTNQVQSNPAVFFGDPTKPVGGNIVGHASKFRIYLRKSKGGKRVAKLVDSPSLPDGEAAFLVDETGLKPL; this is translated from the coding sequence ATGGCAGAACAAGAAATTGAAGATATTCCCGGTGTTGGACCAACAACAGCTGATAAGCTCAGGGATGGCGGATACACAACAGTAGAAGGCATCGCAACGGCATCCTACGCCGATCTTGCGGAAGCCGCAGAAATTGGTGAGTCAACAGCAAAAAAGATGATCCGCGAAGCGCGGAAAATGGCTGATATTGGCGGATTTAAGACCGGTACTGCTGTTCTTGAGGAACGAAAAGAAGTCCGCAAACTCAAAATGCTTGTTCCGGATTTTGATGAACTGATGGGGGGCGGTATTGAAACCAAGTCAATCACTGAATTCTACGGTGAATTTGGTTCCGGAAAGAGTCAGATCTCACATCAGATGGCAGTTAATGCGCAGCTTCCGGAAGAATATGGCGGTCTGGATGGTTCCTGTGTTTACATCGATACGGAAAATACATTCCGTCCGGAACGAATTGAACAGATGGTAAACGGTCTTGAACTTGAAATAGACATTCCTCCGGTAGAGACGTTTCTGGAACGCATTCATGTAGCAAAAGGATACACCTCTGATCACCAGATGCTCCTCGTCGACAGTGCACGGGAGCTTGCAGGTGAACTTCGTGAGACCGAACATCCTGTCAGGCTTTTTATTGTCGATTCCCTCACTGCACATTTCCGTGCGGAGTATTCTGGTCGTGGAACGCTTTCGGTTCGGCAGCAGAAGCTCAACAAGCACATGTATGATCTTGCAAAGCTCGCAGAAGAGCATAATGCGGTTGTTCTTGTTACGAATCAGGTACAGTCAAACCCTGCTGTATTTTTCGGAGATCCAACAAAACCGGTAGGCGGGAATATCGTTGGGCATGCATCAAAGTTCAGAATATACCTTCGGAAGAGCAAGGGCGGCAAACGTGTTGCAAAATTAGTTGACAGTCCGAGTCTTCCTGATGGGGAAGCCGCATTCCTTGTGGATGAAACCGGGCTAAAACCGCTCTAG
- a CDS encoding NOG1 family protein — MEYENIPTILTADEMLDRAFRRPALDKREKRNKKRADEEFIRSISKSLSDKLIDTVKRFPTIENLPVFYQEMTDLLFGIDRMRRSLGALSWAANQVMIIGNDYAWKIRKSDHSADVRKQGTARIASVIHQIDDELHFLNEARNTLRKLPDIRDEFTIVVAGFPNVGKSSFIRHVSSADPEVAEYAFTTKQIVVGHCEIGRERIQIVDTPGILDRPAHERNYIEHQALSAITNVANVILFIIDASEACGYPINEQLNLLEEIQRVIAEVPIEVVVNKSDLKSLDGYQNMSTATGEGIEEVVNLLLTYRESRPSFLSECTE, encoded by the coding sequence ATGGAATATGAAAATATACCGACAATATTAACTGCGGATGAAATGCTTGACCGGGCTTTTCGCAGGCCTGCTCTTGATAAACGTGAAAAAAGGAATAAGAAACGCGCTGATGAAGAATTTATCCGTTCCATATCCAAATCACTGAGCGATAAACTAATTGATACCGTCAAACGGTTTCCCACAATTGAGAATCTTCCGGTATTCTATCAGGAGATGACAGATCTTCTCTTTGGAATTGACAGAATGCGGCGATCTCTTGGCGCGTTATCGTGGGCTGCTAATCAGGTAATGATAATCGGGAATGATTATGCATGGAAGATTCGTAAATCGGATCATTCGGCTGATGTTCGCAAACAGGGGACCGCACGCATAGCTTCTGTTATCCACCAGATTGATGATGAACTTCATTTTCTCAATGAAGCACGTAATACTCTCCGAAAACTTCCGGATATCAGAGATGAGTTTACCATTGTTGTCGCAGGATTTCCGAATGTCGGAAAGTCTTCGTTCATCCGGCATGTCTCGTCAGCAGATCCGGAAGTGGCAGAATATGCATTCACCACAAAACAGATTGTAGTTGGACATTGTGAAATAGGGAGAGAGCGGATTCAGATTGTTGATACGCCGGGAATTCTTGATCGGCCTGCTCATGAACGCAATTATATTGAGCATCAGGCACTGTCTGCGATAACCAATGTCGCAAATGTTATTTTGTTTATTATTGATGCGAGTGAAGCATGTGGATACCCGATTAATGAGCAGCTGAATCTCCTGGAAGAGATACAGAGAGTTATTGCTGAAGTGCCAATTGAAGTTGTGGTAAATAAGTCCGATTTGAAATCACTGGATGGATACCAGAATATGTCAACGGCAACCGGTGAGGGGATTGAAGAAGTTGTGAATCTCCTCCTCACATACCGGGAATCCAGGCCCAGCTTCCTGTCAGAGTGCACAGAATAA
- the fen gene encoding flap endonuclease-1 has protein sequence MGVALREVLTDYKVPVGWDSLSGTAAIDGNNALYQFLTIIRQQDGTPLMNSEGKVTSHLSGLFFRTARFLEYGIKPVYVFDGKPPDLKSTTIAKRREIRDKAGTAWKVAREEGDVAESYKQARASTRVDEWILSSSKELLTCMGIPFVDAPSEGEAQAAFMVRKGDLDFSVSQDYDSLLFGVPVLVRNLAVSGKRRIRGRTITVEPEKLYLSKILEGLGISRENLIEMSILIGTDFNAGIKGIGPKTALKIVRNNAFQETLDEKAPDFDPEPVIDFFRSPPVTEKYDISWQNPDESALRDLLCSRYEFSAERVDAVLTKMRTTAGQKTLDHWF, from the coding sequence ATGGGCGTTGCATTACGGGAAGTTCTAACGGATTATAAAGTGCCGGTTGGGTGGGATTCGCTTTCCGGCACCGCAGCGATTGATGGAAACAATGCATTATATCAGTTTCTGACCATTATCAGACAGCAGGATGGAACTCCGTTAATGAACAGTGAGGGAAAGGTTACCTCTCATCTGTCGGGGCTCTTTTTCAGGACTGCACGGTTTTTGGAGTATGGAATCAAGCCGGTTTATGTATTTGACGGAAAACCGCCTGACCTGAAATCAACAACTATTGCGAAACGGCGCGAAATTCGTGACAAGGCAGGAACCGCATGGAAAGTGGCGCGTGAAGAAGGGGATGTTGCAGAATCCTACAAGCAGGCGCGCGCGTCAACCCGGGTTGATGAATGGATCCTGTCAAGTTCTAAGGAACTTCTGACGTGCATGGGAATTCCATTTGTGGATGCTCCCAGTGAAGGTGAGGCACAGGCCGCCTTCATGGTGCGGAAGGGTGATCTGGATTTTTCCGTATCGCAGGATTATGATTCACTGTTGTTTGGTGTACCGGTACTTGTGAGAAATCTGGCTGTCAGCGGGAAACGGCGGATACGTGGACGGACGATAACGGTTGAACCGGAAAAATTGTATCTGTCAAAGATTCTTGAAGGCCTTGGTATTTCCCGCGAAAACCTGATTGAAATGAGCATTCTCATTGGAACTGATTTCAATGCAGGAATTAAGGGAATCGGGCCCAAAACTGCACTTAAAATTGTGCGAAACAATGCATTTCAGGAAACTCTTGACGAAAAAGCTCCTGATTTTGATCCGGAACCGGTAATTGATTTTTTCCGCTCCCCCCCAGTGACGGAAAAATATGATATTTCCTGGCAAAATCCCGATGAATCTGCCCTTCGGGATCTGCTCTGTTCACGGTATGAATTTTCTGCGGAACGTGTTGATGCTGTCCTCACAAAGATGCGCACAACAGCAGGTCAGAAGACTCTGGACCACTGGTTCTGA
- a CDS encoding PRC-barrel domain-containing protein, whose translation MKLTFSRTLSKKKVMSTDGVVIGTIRNIMVDYKSGEVTDLILKPESGFDTSSYRTEDDKLFIPFEAVKDIRDYIVVDRFMSKK comes from the coding sequence ATGAAACTGACATTTTCCCGGACACTCTCCAAAAAAAAAGTAATGAGTACTGATGGTGTTGTTATCGGAACAATACGGAATATCATGGTGGACTATAAATCAGGAGAAGTGACAGATCTTATTTTAAAGCCGGAATCCGGATTTGACACTTCAAGTTACCGAACAGAGGACGATAAATTGTTCATTCCGTTTGAAGCGGTAAAAGATATTAGGGATTATATCGTCGTTGATCGCTTCATGTCAAAAAAGTGA
- a CDS encoding phosphoglycolate phosphatase, protein MNTSFSHTISAVITDLDGTLTDKRRRISTVAVECIRTLTDSGIPVILASGNTLCSMTILAKMIGTDGTVICENGGTYRIGFDGDECIIGDITACRNAFSVLQGYFKERGEVLQLYSPEYRFADVAFARTVDPDIVREVLSGTPVRVLDTGFAIHLQTEGITKGTAFLQICDAIGRKPDEFLAVGDSHNDIEMIQAAGYGAVVQNCSDDICQAADYVSGKKYGEGFVDAVQNVFPSLF, encoded by the coding sequence ATGAATACCTCTTTTTCTCATACCATATCGGCAGTTATTACCGATCTTGACGGAACTCTGACCGATAAACGCAGGCGCATAAGCACTGTCGCAGTTGAATGTATCAGAACACTGACGGATTCCGGGATTCCTGTCATCCTTGCAAGTGGCAACACCCTGTGTTCAATGACCATTCTCGCAAAGATGATTGGGACGGATGGAACGGTCATCTGTGAAAACGGCGGAACATATCGGATTGGATTTGACGGTGACGAATGTATTATCGGTGATATCACGGCATGCAGAAACGCATTTTCAGTACTGCAGGGGTATTTCAAAGAAAGAGGGGAGGTTCTGCAATTGTATAGTCCGGAATATCGTTTCGCTGATGTTGCGTTTGCGCGCACAGTTGATCCGGATATTGTCCGGGAGGTGTTGTCAGGCACTCCTGTTCGTGTGCTGGATACCGGATTTGCTATCCATCTGCAGACAGAAGGGATAACAAAAGGCACTGCGTTTTTACAAATTTGTGATGCAATTGGGAGAAAACCTGATGAATTTCTGGCGGTTGGGGATTCTCATAATGATATCGAGATGATTCAGGCAGCAGGGTATGGTGCAGTTGTGCAAAACTGCAGTGACGATATATGTCAGGCCGCAGATTATGTTTCCGGAAAAAAATATGGTGAAGGATTTGTTGACGCAGTACAAAATGTGTTTCCTTCACTTTTTTGA
- the cofG gene encoding 7,8-didemethyl-8-hydroxy-5-deazariboflavin synthase subunit CofG — translation MQRRVVTFSRNAFLPLTTVCCNSCGYCSFKKPPQLGCVMSPAAVRDVLQHSAGMGCTEALFTFGERPDDVPGFADHISKIGYADILEYCYDMCKEALAMGMLPHTNAGILTEDEMRHLRTVNASMGLMLETTAVIPAHRGSPGKAPEVRIGMMEDAGKLKIPFTTGILIGIGESVEDRIESLEVIRDLHKRYGHIQEVIIQNFCPKEGTPMEAATYPGVEEMCAIIRSAREILPEDVMVQVPPNLTDASYLVTCGVDDLGGVSPVTIDYVNPEHPWPQIDELKAVVGNNILKERLCIYQRFIDRGWYDDHLDEIIQTLRKMIEIRNSTEFGDDD, via the coding sequence ATGCAGCGGCGTGTGGTAACATTTTCACGCAATGCGTTTCTTCCCCTGACTACAGTCTGTTGTAATTCATGTGGATATTGCAGTTTCAAAAAGCCACCTCAGTTGGGGTGTGTCATGTCTCCGGCTGCTGTCCGTGATGTTCTGCAGCATAGTGCGGGGATGGGGTGCACTGAAGCATTGTTTACTTTTGGAGAACGTCCGGATGACGTACCAGGGTTTGCTGATCACATTTCTAAAATCGGATATGCCGATATTCTTGAATACTGTTATGATATGTGTAAAGAGGCCCTTGCGATGGGCATGCTCCCCCACACAAATGCAGGTATTCTCACCGAAGATGAAATGAGGCATCTGCGTACGGTCAATGCAAGTATGGGCCTCATGCTCGAGACGACTGCTGTCATTCCGGCCCATCGTGGTTCGCCCGGAAAAGCTCCGGAAGTTCGTATTGGCATGATGGAGGACGCAGGAAAGCTAAAAATTCCATTCACCACCGGAATATTGATCGGGATTGGTGAAAGCGTGGAGGACCGTATTGAATCACTGGAAGTGATCAGGGATCTCCATAAACGATATGGTCATATTCAGGAGGTAATTATCCAGAATTTCTGCCCGAAGGAAGGCACACCCATGGAAGCTGCAACGTATCCGGGAGTAGAAGAGATGTGCGCGATAATTCGCAGCGCACGGGAGATCCTTCCGGAAGATGTGATGGTTCAGGTTCCTCCGAATCTCACTGACGCATCGTATCTTGTCACCTGTGGCGTTGATGATCTGGGAGGTGTTTCACCGGTCACCATTGATTATGTTAACCCGGAACATCCCTGGCCACAGATTGATGAACTTAAAGCAGTTGTCGGGAATAATATTCTAAAAGAACGTCTTTGTATATACCAGCGGTTTATCGACAGGGGATGGTATGATGACCATCTGGATGAAATAATACAGACACTCAGGAAAATGATTGAGATTAGGAATTCAACGGAATTTGGAGATGATGATTAA
- the lysA gene encoding diaminopimelate decarboxylase, whose amino-acid sequence MNYPPHISEKDGHLYIGEHDTNVLAEKYGTPLYVTDEQRIRDNYQSYYDALKGYYDKVQVLYAAKANGNLAVMKIFASLGAGADIFSAGELHLALAAGMNPDYLLYNGSSKTTEDLSLALEKKIRVSLDSVDELRQLSAIAQDAGVTAEVSFRVNPAMEVPTHPKIATGLATSKFGIHAGEIVSAYQAAMDAENILPVGIHCHIGSQILEVAPFAKEAEVLISVASEITDIGVKLRFMDVGGGLGIPYHHDTDPVPTPAEYADAVMPVFLDGINSIGIKPEFWVEPGRFLMADSTVLLTRVNSVKQSHKKFVNVDAGFNLLARPAMYDSYHEVVVANKTGPDYADDAKRDVMTVTGPICETGDILAHDRLLPAVESGDLIAVLDTGAYGFSMSSQYNSRPRCAEVMVNGSQEGLMRRRESIIDIKQTMKDLPWQK is encoded by the coding sequence ATGAATTATCCCCCTCACATTTCAGAAAAAGATGGCCATCTCTATATCGGCGAGCATGACACCAATGTTCTTGCAGAGAAGTACGGGACTCCATTATATGTGACCGATGAGCAGCGTATCCGGGATAATTATCAGTCCTATTATGACGCGCTGAAAGGCTATTACGACAAAGTGCAGGTTCTGTATGCGGCAAAGGCAAACGGAAATCTCGCTGTCATGAAAATATTTGCCTCTCTTGGTGCCGGTGCTGATATATTCTCTGCCGGGGAACTCCATCTGGCCCTTGCCGCCGGGATGAATCCGGATTATCTGCTTTACAACGGAAGTTCAAAAACGACGGAGGATCTTTCCCTTGCTCTTGAAAAGAAGATCCGTGTATCTCTGGATTCGGTGGATGAACTCCGGCAGCTCAGTGCGATTGCCCAGGATGCCGGGGTAACAGCAGAGGTTTCTTTCCGGGTAAACCCTGCAATGGAGGTTCCTACACACCCCAAGATTGCAACAGGGCTTGCCACGAGTAAATTTGGTATCCACGCAGGGGAGATCGTGTCTGCGTACCAGGCGGCAATGGATGCCGAGAATATTCTGCCGGTTGGTATCCACTGCCATATCGGGTCACAGATTCTCGAGGTTGCACCATTCGCTAAGGAAGCGGAAGTTCTCATCTCGGTAGCCAGTGAAATAACGGATATTGGTGTGAAGTTACGTTTTATGGATGTTGGCGGCGGTCTGGGTATCCCGTATCATCATGATACCGATCCTGTGCCGACTCCGGCAGAATACGCGGATGCGGTGATGCCGGTGTTTCTGGATGGCATCAATTCGATTGGAATCAAACCTGAATTCTGGGTTGAGCCCGGGAGATTCCTGATGGCGGATTCTACTGTTCTTCTGACACGGGTGAATTCAGTCAAGCAGTCTCACAAGAAGTTTGTGAATGTCGATGCCGGGTTTAACCTGCTTGCACGCCCTGCGATGTATGACTCATACCATGAAGTGGTTGTTGCAAACAAGACCGGCCCCGATTATGCAGATGATGCAAAGAGGGATGTTATGACTGTCACAGGCCCTATCTGTGAAACGGGTGACATTCTCGCACATGACAGACTTCTTCCGGCGGTTGAATCAGGAGACCTGATTGCAGTACTCGATACCGGAGCATATGGTTTCTCGATGTCATCACAGTACAACAGCCGTCCCCGGTGTGCGGAGGTAATGGTGAATGGTTCACAGGAAGGGCTGATGCGCCGTCGCGAATCAATCATCGATATAAAACAGACAATGAAAGATCTGCCGTGGCAGAAGTGA
- a CDS encoding presenilin family intramembrane aspartyl protease PSH, whose translation MNMRQIAPFIGMGVLMIAVQMISIFLTPLMLGAGYEAFEDPESAANPLYFIIILLIFTGVLLWLIRRGKEFVIKAIIAFSILFIFGYIYSALFLFALGGTVIAWTLTIVATVVSGVLLYAYPEWYIIDILGVLICGGAAAIFGISLTIMPVLILLVILAVYDAISVYRTKHMVDLAESVINMKTPILVVVPKSRNYSYIKEGVGIKKNKEDRGAYIMGMGDLIMPNILVVSSLAFLTDTPAIFGITLPTIGAMAGTICGLAALLWFVSGGKPQAGLPLLNGGAIAGFLILCTLTGSWAWIPGM comes from the coding sequence ATGAATATGAGACAAATCGCTCCGTTCATCGGAATGGGTGTTCTGATGATTGCCGTACAAATGATCTCCATCTTCCTTACACCCCTGATGCTTGGCGCGGGCTATGAAGCATTCGAAGATCCAGAATCCGCGGCAAATCCCCTCTATTTTATAATAATCCTCCTCATATTCACAGGAGTTCTTCTCTGGCTCATCAGACGCGGAAAGGAATTTGTCATAAAGGCCATTATTGCATTTTCCATTCTCTTTATTTTTGGATATATCTACAGCGCGCTCTTTCTCTTTGCTCTGGGAGGCACCGTTATTGCATGGACACTCACAATCGTTGCCACAGTTGTATCCGGAGTGCTCCTTTATGCATACCCCGAATGGTATATCATTGATATATTGGGCGTTCTGATATGCGGGGGCGCTGCAGCGATATTCGGGATATCGCTTACCATAATGCCGGTACTAATTCTTCTGGTCATTCTTGCAGTTTACGATGCGATATCTGTATACCGCACAAAGCACATGGTTGATCTGGCTGAAAGCGTAATCAACATGAAAACGCCAATCCTGGTTGTGGTTCCAAAATCGCGCAATTATTCATATATCAAAGAAGGAGTCGGGATAAAAAAGAATAAGGAAGACAGAGGGGCATACATCATGGGCATGGGAGATCTCATCATGCCAAATATCCTCGTTGTTTCTTCCCTTGCATTTTTAACAGACACACCTGCCATATTCGGTATCACGCTACCAACCATTGGCGCAATGGCAGGCACAATCTGTGGCCTTGCAGCTCTGTTATGGTTCGTATCAGGGGGAAAACCTCAGGCAGGTCTTCCCCTCCTGAATGGCGGAGCGATCGCCGGATTTCTTATTCTGTGCACTCTGACAGGAAGCTGGGCCTGGATTCCCGGTATGTGA
- a CDS encoding LL-diaminopimelate aminotransferase produces the protein MYAQRLEHLPPYLFARIDAMKAEKRAQGVDVIDLGVGDPDLATPSHIIDALVEAARNPATHHYPDYTGMLAFREAVAEWYRNRFAIELDPKTEVLALIGSKEGIAHIPEAFVNPGDYVLVPSPGYPVYQTSTLFAEGKTWNMPLLEENGFLPDFSAIPSDVCAKSKLMFLNYPNNPTGAIAPLSFFEEAVEFAQEHDVIIVHDNAYSEIAFDGYRAPSFLEVRGAMDVGVEMHSLSKTYNMTGWRIGMAAGSADIIAGLGRVKTNVDSGAFDAIQMAGITALTSSQECVEESCAVYKERRDVLVSGLRELGFEVTSPKATFYVWLKVDDSMDFAAKMLNEAGIVVTPGIGFGDAGEGYVRFAITRSVERIEEALERMRGVFA, from the coding sequence ATGTATGCACAGCGTCTGGAGCATCTTCCGCCGTATCTTTTTGCGCGGATCGATGCAATGAAGGCCGAAAAGAGGGCGCAGGGTGTTGACGTGATTGATCTGGGAGTAGGTGATCCTGATCTTGCGACTCCGTCCCATATTATAGATGCACTTGTGGAAGCAGCGCGTAATCCCGCGACTCACCATTACCCTGATTATACCGGCATGCTTGCATTCCGTGAGGCCGTAGCAGAATGGTACAGGAATCGGTTTGCCATTGAACTGGATCCAAAAACCGAAGTGCTGGCGCTCATTGGTTCAAAGGAAGGTATCGCACATATTCCCGAGGCATTTGTAAACCCTGGTGATTATGTATTGGTGCCTTCCCCCGGCTATCCTGTATACCAGACTTCAACGCTTTTTGCAGAAGGAAAAACCTGGAATATGCCTCTCTTGGAAGAGAATGGATTTCTTCCGGATTTCAGCGCAATTCCCTCAGATGTCTGTGCAAAAAGCAAACTGATGTTTTTGAATTATCCAAACAATCCGACCGGAGCGATTGCCCCCCTCTCATTCTTTGAGGAAGCCGTTGAATTTGCACAAGAGCATGATGTCATTATTGTGCATGACAATGCATACTCTGAAATTGCATTCGATGGTTACCGGGCACCATCATTCCTTGAAGTTCGCGGGGCAATGGATGTCGGCGTTGAGATGCATTCCCTCTCAAAAACATACAATATGACCGGATGGCGCATTGGTATGGCAGCAGGGTCTGCAGATATCATCGCAGGACTCGGGCGGGTTAAGACCAACGTTGATTCCGGTGCATTTGATGCAATTCAGATGGCAGGAATAACCGCACTGACTTCTTCACAGGAATGTGTTGAGGAGTCGTGTGCGGTGTATAAGGAACGGCGGGATGTTCTGGTTTCGGGTCTGCGCGAGTTAGGGTTTGAAGTGACATCACCAAAGGCGACATTCTACGTCTGGCTTAAGGTTGATGATTCGATGGACTTTGCAGCGAAAATGCTCAACGAGGCAGGCATTGTTGTTACTCCGGGCATCGGATTTGGAGATGCCGGCGAAGGATATGTGAGATTTGCCATTACCCGGTCTGTTGAAAGAATTGAGGAAGCACTGGAGAGAATGCGGGGAGTGTTTGCATGA
- the purC gene encoding phosphoribosylaminoimidazolesuccinocarboxamide synthase, protein MNEDQLLYEGKAKSVFRTSVPGELKVIFRDDITAFNGEKKDTLAGKGEYNARVSAFFFQYLEKNGIPTHFIRMEDERTMVVKELTMIPLEVIARNVAAGSIVKKFPFTEGQLIEPPVIVTDYKSDEHGDPSINDDLILALGFLSADGLRDVREMTLKINKLLKDFFAEAGIQLVDFKIEFGRSGDTIYLGDEISMDSMRLWDEKTGESLDKDVYRFGKGDVLSAYGKVVDKILQTL, encoded by the coding sequence ATGAATGAAGACCAGCTTCTTTATGAAGGAAAGGCAAAATCGGTATTCCGGACATCTGTACCCGGTGAGCTGAAAGTAATATTCCGGGATGATATTACCGCATTCAATGGTGAGAAAAAAGATACACTCGCAGGAAAAGGAGAATATAACGCACGTGTTTCTGCATTTTTCTTTCAATATCTGGAAAAAAATGGGATTCCAACACATTTTATCCGAATGGAAGATGAAAGAACAATGGTTGTCAAAGAACTCACCATGATTCCTCTTGAAGTCATTGCCCGTAATGTGGCTGCGGGTTCTATCGTTAAAAAGTTCCCGTTTACCGAGGGTCAGCTCATTGAGCCGCCTGTTATCGTTACTGATTATAAAAGTGATGAACACGGCGATCCGTCGATAAATGATGACCTGATTCTTGCTCTTGGCTTTCTGTCAGCAGATGGTCTGCGGGACGTTCGTGAGATGACCCTTAAAATAAATAAACTCCTGAAGGATTTTTTTGCAGAGGCAGGAATACAGCTGGTGGATTTCAAGATTGAGTTTGGGCGCTCTGGTGACACCATCTATCTGGGAGATGAAATAAGCATGGATTCCATGCGGTTGTGGGATGAAAAAACCGGAGAATCACTGGATAAGGATGTATACCGGTTCGGCAAGGGTGACGTGCTCTCCGCATACGGCAAAGTTGTTGACAAGATATTACAGACATTATGA